One stretch of Roseimicrobium sp. ORNL1 DNA includes these proteins:
- a CDS encoding MFS transporter — protein sequence MSDTAPSPHGKKLFFMMVLEFFIWGAWLPLIFGYLPSLGFSPTEPPKELAGVIPGFLKILFSEQAMILNAFPIAAIVGMFFSNQFADRNFAAEKFLAFSHLVGGIAILGLGFVHTFWPFFFLMLVHCLLYVPTNSICNSIAFANMRDPQREFGIIRMGGTIGWILAAWPFTFILVDWAKVDAANTSGFVQWIGVVLDSPLSGRALQDGTRWTFIVSGIASLMLAAFSLTLPHTPPKHLGEGAGQKLAWLEALKLLKHPFVLVLWIVTFIDATVHNSFFNWAGIFFGTPQSAGGVGIAGNWIMPVMSIGQVAEILTMFILGATLKRFGWKTTMIFGILGHAARFAVFAYMPHNQGFIIAINILHGICYAFYFATVYIFVDEYFPKDARSSAQGLFNVMVLGAGPLLANTVCPLLVQKTFKVGEVVDFKNMFLLPTYFAIGAALLLAFCFWPPKSVKAPSEVSH from the coding sequence ATGAGCGACACCGCACCCTCCCCCCACGGCAAGAAACTCTTCTTCATGATGGTCCTGGAGTTCTTTATCTGGGGCGCCTGGCTGCCGCTGATCTTCGGATATCTTCCCAGCCTTGGTTTCTCTCCCACAGAACCACCAAAGGAACTTGCTGGCGTCATTCCCGGCTTCCTGAAGATTCTCTTCAGTGAGCAGGCGATGATCCTCAATGCCTTCCCCATCGCCGCCATTGTGGGCATGTTCTTCAGCAATCAGTTCGCTGACCGTAACTTCGCCGCGGAAAAGTTCCTGGCCTTCAGCCACCTTGTGGGTGGTATCGCCATCTTGGGACTGGGTTTCGTCCACACCTTTTGGCCGTTCTTCTTCCTGATGCTGGTGCACTGCCTCCTGTATGTGCCCACGAACTCCATCTGCAACTCCATCGCTTTCGCGAACATGCGGGACCCCCAGCGTGAGTTCGGCATCATCCGCATGGGCGGCACCATCGGCTGGATTCTTGCCGCATGGCCCTTCACTTTCATTCTGGTGGACTGGGCCAAGGTGGATGCCGCGAACACTTCCGGCTTTGTCCAGTGGATCGGAGTTGTACTTGATTCGCCTCTCTCCGGCAGGGCGCTTCAGGACGGCACCCGCTGGACGTTCATCGTCTCGGGCATTGCCTCACTCATGCTTGCGGCATTCAGCCTTACGCTACCCCATACGCCTCCGAAGCACCTCGGTGAAGGTGCTGGTCAGAAGCTCGCCTGGCTCGAAGCTCTCAAGCTGCTGAAGCATCCCTTCGTGCTCGTATTGTGGATTGTCACCTTCATCGACGCCACCGTACACAACAGCTTCTTCAACTGGGCCGGCATCTTCTTCGGCACGCCCCAAAGCGCGGGTGGTGTAGGTATCGCGGGTAACTGGATCATGCCCGTCATGAGCATTGGCCAGGTCGCCGAGATCCTCACCATGTTCATCCTGGGTGCCACGCTGAAGAGGTTCGGCTGGAAGACCACCATGATCTTCGGCATTCTCGGCCATGCGGCGCGCTTCGCGGTATTCGCCTACATGCCGCACAACCAAGGCTTCATCATCGCCATCAACATCCTCCACGGCATCTGCTACGCCTTCTACTTCGCGACGGTGTACATCTTCGTGGATGAGTACTTCCCGAAGGATGCGCGCTCGAGCGCACAAGGCCTTTTCAACGTAATGGTGCTGGGCGCAGGACCGCTGCTGGCCAATACGGTCTGCCCCCTGCTCGTGCAGAAGACGTTCAAGGTCGGCGAGGTCGTGGACTTCAAGAACATGTTCCTTCTCCCTACCTACTTCGCGATTGGGGCGGCACTCCTGCTCGCCTTCTGCTTCTGGCCACCAAAGTCCGTGAAGGCGCCGTCTGAAGTCAGCCACTGA
- a CDS encoding N-acetyltransferase: protein MLRLRQATASDHDAVWAMFQAVVAGGDTYVFEADTTREEALAYWFHPKTHTYVAEHEGRVVGSYILKANQPGRGSHVVNGSYMVAPDARGLGVGQAMGEHSITEARRQGFRAIQFNIVVATNEAAVKLWQKVGFSIVGTLPGAFRHARLGYVDAYVMYLALDDSAAPSPH, encoded by the coding sequence ATGCTCCGCCTCCGCCAGGCCACGGCTTCGGATCACGACGCTGTCTGGGCGATGTTCCAGGCCGTGGTGGCAGGAGGTGATACGTATGTCTTCGAAGCGGACACCACGCGTGAAGAAGCGCTCGCGTACTGGTTCCATCCCAAGACACACACCTACGTGGCCGAGCATGAAGGCCGCGTGGTGGGCAGCTACATTCTTAAAGCGAATCAGCCCGGGCGCGGCTCCCATGTGGTAAATGGCTCCTACATGGTCGCGCCGGATGCACGCGGCCTTGGTGTGGGTCAGGCCATGGGCGAACACTCGATTACGGAGGCACGTCGCCAGGGCTTCCGCGCCATCCAGTTCAACATTGTCGTCGCCACCAATGAAGCCGCGGTGAAGCTCTGGCAGAAGGTCGGCTTCAGCATCGTGGGCACGCTGCCGGGTGCGTTTCGTCATGCAAGACTCGGCTACGTGGACGCCTATGTCATGTACCTGGCTCTCGACGACTCCGCTGCTCCATCACCTCATTGA
- a CDS encoding Gfo/Idh/MocA family oxidoreductase, translated as MKKWRIAGINFDHFHMGDLLRQASEHPNAEIVGISDEQPERMVSATKNFGLSTDQVFTDYRACLEKTKPDLVVLCPAASRHGEWVEKVAPFGTHIIMEKPFAGTLQEADAMVAAMKPTGKLLAVNWPLVWIACQQTAHRLILEGLIGEVREFHHYGGNRGPLYHGADKIEVEPTAAEKAASWFYSKSQGGGSLLDYMGYGTTLGTWHLGGRKPIEVTGVWDEPQGLEVDEHSVAIIRYSFGLSKTETRWGTFTDPWTHQPQPKCGFVIKGTDGTISCYDYAETVFVQTRQKPEGYELPVDELKSPNRNPIEHVIHHLETGAPLIGPLTVEISRIGQQIVDTAYLSAQQKKTLKLVE; from the coding sequence ATGAAAAAATGGCGCATCGCTGGCATCAACTTTGATCACTTCCACATGGGCGACCTACTGCGGCAGGCGTCGGAGCATCCCAATGCGGAGATCGTCGGCATCAGCGATGAGCAGCCCGAGCGCATGGTGAGCGCCACGAAGAACTTCGGCCTCAGCACGGATCAGGTCTTCACCGACTACCGCGCGTGTCTTGAGAAGACCAAGCCGGATCTCGTGGTGCTCTGTCCCGCAGCCTCACGCCATGGCGAGTGGGTGGAGAAGGTCGCCCCCTTCGGCACGCACATCATCATGGAGAAGCCCTTCGCCGGCACCCTGCAGGAAGCCGATGCCATGGTGGCCGCCATGAAGCCGACGGGCAAACTGCTGGCCGTGAACTGGCCTCTCGTGTGGATCGCCTGCCAGCAGACAGCGCATCGTCTTATCCTGGAAGGCCTCATCGGTGAGGTGCGCGAGTTCCACCACTACGGTGGCAATCGTGGCCCGCTCTACCACGGTGCGGACAAGATCGAAGTCGAGCCCACCGCCGCGGAGAAGGCCGCGAGCTGGTTCTACAGCAAGTCCCAGGGTGGCGGCTCGCTGCTGGACTACATGGGCTACGGCACCACGCTCGGCACCTGGCATCTCGGTGGACGCAAGCCCATCGAAGTTACTGGCGTCTGGGATGAGCCCCAAGGACTCGAAGTGGACGAGCACAGTGTGGCCATCATCCGCTACTCCTTTGGCCTCAGCAAAACCGAAACCCGCTGGGGCACCTTCACCGACCCGTGGACGCACCAACCCCAGCCAAAGTGCGGCTTCGTGATCAAAGGCACGGACGGCACCATCTCCTGCTACGACTACGCGGAGACCGTCTTTGTGCAGACCCGGCAGAAACCGGAGGGATATGAGCTTCCCGTGGACGAGTTGAAATCCCCGAACCGCAATCCCATCGAGCACGTCATCCATCATCTGGAAACCGGCGCGCCGTTGATCGGGCCACTCACCGTGGAGATCTCGCGCATCGGCCAGCAGATTGTGGACACCGCCTACCTCAGCGCCCAGCAGAAGAAGACTTTGAAGCTGGTGGAGTAG
- a CDS encoding M56 family metallopeptidase, with translation MNPSLIPVVDVVAKGIAVLLLAMGILSLWRGASASQRSLVWLLCFGALLLLPASTLFRPMWQVTVAEARSVVQLPATPIPVVTAAEVAGDAAPVETAKVDSIMSRWTLLQMAAAVWATGVALVLGWRFMGSIRLRMLSVCTRRCDDASVRRVFDRVSKEVGLRRPVDLRTSEQVSVPMTWGSLKPVLLLPEEALSWSEEEVLAAMRHEMGHIKHWDHPARLLMSVVCAVYWFNPLVWIAARRWRTAQEQASDDLVVAQEEQRADSYAMQLLNAARRTQREGLLKLPVMTMAQPSTLELRLSAIMDEHKNRGTVRRAAVCLGGAGALALLTLCTGLQLQAAEPAKPAQQVGGNASPKPASLQRAEGIIFPTVEFRDATLNEAVEFFRIKSRANDKDKKGVNILLSPDAGNSTARLTLSLKEVPLSEALHYTAELSGMELTADDVTLFLKKKGDSKAKPETKAPAKSAALEKAGTIIFPKIQFASATPREAVEFLNIKAREMDPDKKGVNIFLVPDKSVEGVKITLDLIEVPLSEAVRYVAELAGMEVVAEQSALYLRPKGVQK, from the coding sequence ATGAATCCGTCCCTCATTCCCGTTGTTGATGTCGTCGCGAAGGGTATCGCGGTGTTGTTGCTGGCCATGGGCATCCTGAGCTTGTGGCGTGGTGCCTCCGCTTCGCAGCGCAGCCTGGTGTGGCTGCTGTGTTTTGGCGCGTTGTTGTTGTTGCCCGCCTCCACGCTTTTCCGGCCGATGTGGCAAGTGACGGTGGCCGAAGCGCGCAGCGTTGTGCAGCTTCCTGCGACTCCGATACCGGTAGTCACTGCGGCCGAGGTGGCAGGAGATGCGGCTCCGGTGGAGACGGCGAAGGTGGACAGCATCATGTCACGGTGGACCTTGCTTCAGATGGCTGCCGCAGTGTGGGCCACGGGTGTGGCGTTGGTGCTGGGATGGAGATTCATGGGCAGCATTCGCCTCCGGATGCTCAGTGTCTGCACCCGGCGCTGTGATGACGCGAGCGTGCGTAGAGTGTTTGATCGAGTCTCGAAAGAGGTGGGCCTGCGTCGCCCCGTGGATCTTCGTACGAGTGAGCAAGTTTCCGTGCCCATGACTTGGGGCAGCTTGAAGCCCGTGCTCTTGTTGCCGGAGGAGGCATTGTCCTGGTCGGAGGAGGAAGTTCTCGCAGCCATGAGGCATGAGATGGGGCACATCAAGCACTGGGATCATCCTGCACGCCTTCTAATGTCCGTCGTGTGCGCCGTGTATTGGTTCAATCCTCTCGTCTGGATCGCCGCCAGGCGCTGGCGCACCGCTCAGGAACAGGCCAGTGATGATCTGGTGGTCGCCCAGGAAGAGCAGCGTGCGGATTCCTACGCCATGCAGTTGCTGAATGCGGCACGCCGCACGCAGCGCGAGGGCCTGCTGAAGCTGCCGGTCATGACGATGGCCCAGCCCTCGACGCTGGAGCTCCGGCTCAGCGCCATCATGGATGAGCACAAGAACCGGGGAACGGTACGCCGTGCTGCGGTGTGCCTGGGAGGTGCCGGTGCGCTGGCCCTGCTCACGCTTTGCACGGGGCTCCAACTGCAAGCAGCGGAACCTGCGAAGCCAGCGCAGCAGGTTGGCGGGAATGCCTCTCCCAAGCCCGCTTCGCTGCAGCGCGCGGAGGGCATCATTTTTCCCACCGTGGAGTTTAGAGACGCGACGCTGAACGAAGCCGTGGAATTCTTCCGGATCAAGAGCCGCGCCAACGACAAGGATAAAAAGGGCGTGAATATTCTGCTGAGTCCTGACGCAGGGAACTCAACTGCGCGGCTGACACTCAGCCTCAAGGAGGTGCCTTTGAGCGAAGCCCTGCATTATACCGCGGAGCTTTCCGGGATGGAACTCACCGCGGATGACGTTACCTTGTTCCTCAAGAAAAAGGGAGACTCAAAGGCCAAGCCGGAAACCAAGGCTCCTGCCAAGTCAGCGGCTCTGGAGAAGGCCGGAACGATCATCTTTCCCAAGATTCAATTTGCCTCCGCGACACCCAGAGAAGCGGTCGAATTCCTGAACATCAAAGCAAGGGAAATGGATCCGGATAAGAAAGGGGTGAACATCTTCCTCGTCCCGGACAAATCGGTCGAGGGGGTCAAGATCACCCTCGATCTCATTGAAGTGCCACTGAGCGAGGCTGTGCGTTATGTGGCTGAGCTCGCGGGGATGGAAGTGGTCGCGGAACAGAGCGCGCTGTACCTGCGACCGAAGGGTGTGCAGAAGTGA
- a CDS encoding BlaI/MecI/CopY family transcriptional regulator, with the protein MPTKSSQLSRRERQIMDIIYARGEATAAEVVESMADAPSYSAVRAFLRILEEKGFLKHREDGKRYVFLPTEAREKASKSALKQVVKTFFAGSLASAVAALVDGREKISPEELQRLEDIIQKAKKH; encoded by the coding sequence ATGCCAACGAAATCCAGCCAGCTAAGCAGGCGCGAAAGGCAGATCATGGACATCATCTATGCCCGTGGGGAAGCTACGGCGGCGGAGGTGGTGGAATCCATGGCGGATGCTCCGAGCTACTCGGCGGTTCGTGCCTTCCTGCGAATCCTTGAGGAAAAAGGTTTCCTCAAACATCGCGAAGATGGAAAGCGGTACGTCTTCCTGCCCACGGAAGCGCGGGAGAAGGCGAGCAAGTCCGCGCTGAAGCAGGTGGTGAAGACCTTCTTCGCTGGCTCGCTCGCGAGCGCCGTGGCCGCCCTCGTGGATGGCCGTGAAAAGATTTCGCCCGAGGAACTGCAGCGCCTTGAGGACATCATTCAGAAAGCCAAGAAGCACTAA
- a CDS encoding metallophosphoesterase encodes MKEKCYDLIGDIHGHYDKVTALLLALGYMPTETTWKHAERRKVIFLGDYIDRGPKIRETLQLVRGMVEAGDARAIIGNHEFNALCFATPDGNGGYLRQRTEKNINQHAKTLEAFDGREEEWRDWLRWFRELPVYLDLGDLRAVHATWDERFVDLLRGAPLADEAFFKAACTDGTPENMAVVMLLKGPEMPLPEGFHLVDKEGHAHTKTRVRWWGLGGDEMLGDLVMPRAVPEFAVRVPAENLADVPNYAADAPPVFFGHYWLPPDAPKEPLAPNIVCLDFAAALGENPLWAYRWDGEANVRATKFVCADRA; translated from the coding sequence ATGAAAGAGAAATGCTACGATCTCATCGGGGACATCCATGGGCACTACGACAAGGTGACCGCGCTGTTGCTGGCGCTCGGTTACATGCCCACGGAAACGACATGGAAGCATGCGGAGAGACGCAAAGTGATCTTCCTGGGGGATTACATCGATCGCGGCCCGAAGATTCGCGAAACTTTGCAGTTGGTCCGCGGTATGGTCGAGGCAGGAGACGCGCGAGCCATCATAGGGAACCATGAGTTCAACGCTCTGTGCTTCGCCACGCCCGACGGGAATGGTGGATACCTGAGGCAGCGTACGGAGAAGAACATCAATCAGCACGCCAAGACTCTTGAGGCCTTTGATGGTCGGGAGGAAGAGTGGAGGGATTGGCTACGCTGGTTTCGTGAACTTCCGGTCTATCTGGATCTGGGGGATCTGCGTGCGGTGCATGCAACCTGGGATGAGCGGTTTGTGGACTTGCTAAGAGGCGCTCCTCTGGCGGACGAGGCATTCTTCAAGGCTGCGTGTACTGATGGAACTCCCGAGAACATGGCGGTCGTGATGCTCTTGAAAGGTCCGGAGATGCCTTTGCCAGAAGGGTTCCATTTGGTGGACAAGGAAGGCCATGCGCATACGAAGACACGTGTGCGCTGGTGGGGCTTGGGCGGAGACGAAATGCTCGGCGACCTGGTGATGCCACGGGCTGTCCCTGAGTTTGCCGTGCGCGTTCCGGCCGAGAATCTTGCCGATGTACCCAACTATGCCGCGGATGCTCCACCGGTGTTTTTTGGTCACTATTGGCTGCCCCCGGATGCTCCGAAGGAACCACTGGCGCCGAACATCGTGTGCCTGGATTTTGCAGCTGCTCTTGGCGAAAATCCCCTGTGGGCGTATCGCTGGGATGGAGAAGCGAATGTACGGGCCACGAAGTTCGTTTGCGCAGATAGGGCGTGA
- a CDS encoding LysR family transcriptional regulator: protein MFETLLGESGLSLDRLRNFLAVAEAGSISKAAQGDASRQALYSRQIRELETFFGTQLTERRGKGIVISRAGARLAALTREQLQGLEDFKHEQAHVAKQFVIGASNSILEWLVLPNLHEIVGHLDGAKLRVEAHRSMHLVEAIREGRLDFAIVRQDAVSASLPQASVAKKVDFYLCVPGKMVREHGTALLSQPRAWSTLPLVVPTTGGQFHETLAQSFEKHHVKLAPAVECHSFLHVRQLIETGHYAGVLPSWGVAGLEQSGVVLRTFAPLKDYGRPLCLHWNTRQMARRSVDARTLLALATILSRYSKRSLKHP from the coding sequence ATGTTTGAAACCTTGCTTGGTGAGTCGGGGCTCTCCCTGGACCGTTTACGCAACTTCCTCGCCGTGGCAGAGGCTGGATCCATTTCGAAAGCAGCCCAGGGGGATGCCTCCCGCCAGGCGCTGTACAGCAGGCAGATTCGCGAATTGGAGACCTTCTTCGGCACACAGCTCACGGAGCGTCGCGGCAAGGGCATCGTCATTTCCAGAGCCGGTGCCCGGCTGGCCGCATTGACCCGCGAGCAGTTGCAGGGACTGGAGGACTTCAAGCATGAGCAGGCCCACGTGGCCAAGCAGTTTGTCATTGGCGCCAGTAACAGCATTCTGGAATGGCTCGTGTTGCCGAATCTGCATGAGATTGTCGGACACCTTGACGGAGCCAAGCTGCGCGTGGAAGCACACCGCTCCATGCACTTGGTGGAAGCCATCCGGGAGGGGCGTCTCGACTTTGCCATCGTGCGGCAAGACGCGGTCTCCGCATCCCTTCCACAAGCAAGCGTCGCAAAGAAGGTGGATTTCTATCTCTGCGTACCAGGAAAAATGGTCCGGGAACATGGCACTGCGCTGCTGAGCCAGCCTCGTGCGTGGTCCACCCTTCCACTCGTAGTGCCGACCACTGGTGGCCAGTTTCATGAGACGCTCGCGCAGTCCTTCGAGAAGCACCACGTGAAACTGGCTCCCGCCGTGGAGTGCCATTCGTTCCTCCACGTGAGACAACTCATCGAGACAGGCCACTATGCCGGCGTGCTCCCTTCCTGGGGCGTGGCCGGGCTGGAACAATCCGGCGTGGTACTGCGTACTTTTGCCCCCTTGAAGGACTATGGCCGTCCGCTATGCCTTCACTGGAATACGCGGCAGATGGCACGCCGAAGTGTGGATGCCCGGACTCTGCTCGCCCTGGCCACCATCCTTTCGCGTTACTCAAAGAGGAGCCTAAAACACCCCTGA
- a CDS encoding endonuclease/exonuclease/phosphatase family protein, which translates to MKRFSFVLVAWVAWLLSAILLPAQDAQRVVPRRQVTMCSYNLKNYLKMERFVKGVRTEGIGKPESEKEAVVKSIVAIHPDILGLCEIGTMEDVQDLQQRLKEAGLDLPNVELAGGGDPTRRLALLTHLPILARNSQPKLTYQIGQKVFPVSRGFLDATVELRPGWELRCVGAHLKSKREVPEADQGLMRRNEAHLLRTHLEGILKAKPETKVVCYGDFNEHAHEAPMVEIEGVPGMELSMRDVRLRDRHGLTWTHYWEFADVYSRFDYFFVSREMQRHVNHKESYIYDAEKFDEASDHRPIVLKIDLAK; encoded by the coding sequence ATGAAGCGGTTTTCTTTTGTCCTTGTCGCATGGGTGGCGTGGCTGCTGTCAGCCATCCTCCTGCCGGCACAGGATGCACAAAGGGTGGTGCCGAGGCGGCAGGTCACCATGTGCTCCTACAACTTGAAGAACTACCTCAAGATGGAGCGCTTCGTGAAAGGCGTGCGCACGGAGGGCATTGGGAAACCGGAAAGCGAGAAGGAAGCCGTGGTGAAGAGCATCGTGGCTATCCACCCGGACATTCTTGGGCTCTGCGAAATCGGCACCATGGAGGATGTGCAGGATCTCCAGCAAAGGCTGAAGGAGGCCGGGCTGGATTTGCCAAACGTGGAACTGGCAGGGGGAGGGGATCCCACCCGCAGACTCGCGCTGCTGACGCATCTGCCGATTCTCGCGCGGAACTCGCAGCCGAAGCTCACCTATCAAATCGGACAAAAGGTTTTTCCCGTCTCGCGTGGATTCCTGGATGCGACAGTCGAACTGCGTCCGGGATGGGAGCTTCGCTGCGTGGGAGCGCATTTGAAATCGAAACGCGAAGTGCCGGAGGCGGACCAGGGACTCATGCGAAGGAATGAAGCGCATCTTTTGCGCACCCATCTGGAAGGCATTCTCAAAGCGAAGCCCGAGACCAAGGTGGTCTGCTATGGTGACTTCAACGAACACGCCCACGAAGCTCCCATGGTAGAAATCGAAGGCGTGCCCGGCATGGAACTCTCCATGCGCGATGTGCGCCTGCGTGATCGTCACGGCCTCACGTGGACTCACTACTGGGAGTTCGCGGATGTGTATTCACGCTTCGACTACTTCTTCGTGAGTCGTGAGATGCAGCGGCATGTGAATCACAAGGAGTCGTACATCTACGATGCAGAGAAGTTCGACGAGGCGAGTGACCACCGGCCGATTGTGTTGAAGATTGATCTGGCGAAGTGA
- a CDS encoding twin-arginine translocase TatA/TatE family subunit: MNHPILAIGPLGTTEMIIIAVLVLVLFGAKKLPTFARSLGKSMGEFKKAREEFEHELTSAQDDVVNTPTKQPEQKRIPTTTEV, translated from the coding sequence ATGAACCACCCCATCCTCGCAATTGGGCCGCTTGGCACCACGGAGATGATCATCATCGCCGTGCTTGTGCTCGTGCTCTTCGGAGCCAAAAAGCTTCCCACCTTCGCCCGTAGCCTCGGTAAGAGCATGGGTGAATTCAAAAAGGCGCGTGAGGAGTTCGAACATGAACTCACCAGTGCCCAGGACGATGTTGTCAATACCCCCACGAAGCAGCCGGAGCAGAAACGCATCCCGACTACGACGGAGGTGTAA
- a CDS encoding 2-enoyl thioester reductase domain-containing protein: MRLTFHQAGLPSEVLKLEPYDPPVPQRHEVLVRMLYAPINPADLNFIEGTYGKKASFPAHPGNEGCGRIEAVGDEVDSLEVGDLVIPLHPIGTWSRYLLAAENQFAKLPSELDPVQASMLRVNPTTAWQMLHEFRELGKGEVVAQNAANSGVGRAVIQIAKHLGLRTVNFVRREAVIGELTALGADSVLIDGGSDEAAARSALGGQPLHLALNAVGGDSALRLMDLLAPGGAHVTYGAMSRRSLKIPNKFLIFKNLEIRGYWLTRWIEQASHIEIGNVLRPLAEMMMEGNLTLPVEQILPIENFAEAVKLAAQDGRAGKVVLAL, from the coding sequence ATGCGTCTCACTTTCCACCAAGCTGGCCTGCCTTCTGAAGTGCTCAAACTGGAGCCGTATGATCCGCCGGTGCCGCAGCGGCATGAGGTGCTGGTGCGCATGCTGTATGCGCCCATCAATCCGGCGGACCTGAATTTCATCGAGGGGACGTACGGCAAGAAGGCAAGCTTCCCCGCGCATCCCGGCAACGAAGGGTGTGGCCGCATCGAGGCGGTGGGGGACGAGGTGGACTCGCTGGAGGTGGGGGACCTGGTGATCCCGCTGCACCCCATCGGCACCTGGTCGCGGTATCTTTTGGCGGCGGAAAATCAGTTCGCGAAGCTGCCCTCGGAGCTGGATCCCGTGCAGGCCAGCATGCTCCGTGTGAACCCCACGACCGCCTGGCAGATGCTTCATGAGTTTCGTGAGCTGGGGAAGGGAGAGGTGGTCGCGCAAAATGCAGCGAATTCAGGTGTGGGCCGCGCCGTGATTCAAATCGCGAAACACTTGGGCCTGCGCACGGTGAACTTTGTGCGCCGGGAAGCGGTCATTGGGGAACTCACGGCACTGGGCGCGGACTCCGTGCTGATCGATGGCGGTTCAGACGAAGCGGCGGCCCGGAGCGCGCTGGGAGGGCAGCCCCTGCATCTTGCCCTGAATGCCGTGGGCGGAGACAGCGCCCTGCGCCTGATGGATCTGCTGGCTCCCGGCGGCGCCCATGTGACCTACGGAGCCATGAGCCGGCGCAGCCTGAAGATTCCAAACAAGTTCCTCATTTTCAAGAATTTGGAAATCCGAGGATACTGGCTCACCCGGTGGATCGAGCAGGCGTCCCACATCGAGATTGGGAACGTGCTCCGACCCCTGGCGGAGATGATGATGGAGGGCAATCTCACCCTGCCGGTGGAGCAGATCCTACCCATCGAGAATTTCGCGGAGGCCGTGAAGCTGGCTGCCCAAGATGGACGTGCCGGGAAGGTGGTACTCGCTCTTTGA
- a CDS encoding class I SAM-dependent rRNA methyltransferase encodes MTTLTVKPRSRLFHGHEWVYASDVQNIAGTAEPGDVVALKDVKGKPLGSAIYNPKSQIVARRFSYRKQDLDQEFFVRRIERALNYRKTLPLDQNLCRLVWSESDGLPGLIVDRYGDHLVMQTLTFAMSARQDLIVAALVELLQPKSITGRNDSPVRKAEGLELEKKLLHGATPAPFEYKTNGMVFQIDLMEGQKTGMYLDQIDNYSLVARHAKGKRVLDCFTNQGGFAQAAALAGAREVIAVDVSETAVEMCLRNARSAGVAIGARADNVFDYLKTAEKAGEQYDLIVLDPPSFTKSKQSLTDAMRGYKEIHLRAMKMLQPGGILATFTCSHHVSMGDFRMMINSAAVDTRRTLRYMDTYTQRADHPIITGIPETEYLRGFSLEVIGGW; translated from the coding sequence ATGACCACCCTTACCGTCAAACCCCGCTCGCGTCTCTTTCACGGCCATGAGTGGGTCTACGCCAGTGACGTGCAAAACATCGCCGGCACCGCTGAACCGGGAGACGTGGTCGCCCTGAAGGATGTGAAGGGCAAGCCGCTGGGCAGCGCGATTTACAATCCGAAGTCGCAGATTGTCGCCCGCCGTTTCTCCTACCGGAAGCAGGACCTCGACCAGGAATTTTTCGTCCGCCGCATCGAGCGCGCGCTGAACTATCGCAAAACCCTGCCGCTGGACCAGAACCTGTGCCGCCTTGTCTGGAGTGAATCGGACGGCCTGCCCGGCCTCATCGTGGACCGCTACGGCGACCACCTCGTGATGCAGACGCTGACTTTTGCGATGTCCGCCCGTCAGGACCTGATTGTGGCTGCGCTGGTGGAGCTGCTCCAGCCGAAGTCCATCACGGGACGCAACGATTCCCCCGTGCGCAAGGCCGAGGGCTTGGAGCTGGAGAAGAAGCTGCTGCACGGAGCGACGCCGGCCCCCTTTGAGTACAAGACGAACGGCATGGTCTTCCAGATCGACCTCATGGAAGGTCAGAAGACCGGCATGTACCTAGACCAAATCGACAACTACTCGCTGGTGGCGCGTCATGCGAAGGGCAAGCGCGTGCTGGATTGCTTCACCAACCAGGGCGGCTTCGCCCAGGCGGCAGCGCTTGCCGGCGCCCGCGAAGTCATTGCCGTGGACGTGAGCGAGACTGCCGTGGAGATGTGCTTGCGCAACGCCCGCAGTGCCGGCGTGGCCATTGGCGCACGCGCGGACAATGTCTTCGACTACCTGAAGACCGCAGAGAAGGCTGGCGAGCAGTACGATCTGATCGTGCTGGACCCGCCGAGCTTCACCAAGTCCAAGCAGTCCCTGACGGACGCCATGCGCGGCTACAAGGAGATCCACCTGCGCGCCATGAAGATGCTCCAGCCCGGCGGCATCCTGGCCACCTTCACCTGCTCGCACCACGTGAGCATGGGTGACTTCCGCATGATGATCAATTCGGCGGCAGTCGATACGCGTCGAACCCTGCGCTACATGGACACTTACACGCAGCGCGCGGACCATCCCATCATCACCGGCATCCCTGAGACGGAGTATCTCCGTGGGTTTTCGCTGGAGGTGATTGGGGGGTGGTAG
- a CDS encoding VOC family protein, which translates to MKAISLNLVVLRSSDLVRAVDFYTRLLGLEFVKHRHGKGPEHFSAELGGVVFELYPLAPDGPSTLGTRLGFKVPSLEAAIAAVGTEYPEAILSPPKDSEWGRRAVVVDPGGHRVELVERTSAS; encoded by the coding sequence ATGAAAGCCATCTCTCTCAATCTTGTGGTTCTCCGTTCTTCCGACCTCGTACGAGCGGTGGATTTCTACACACGCCTGCTGGGGTTGGAGTTTGTGAAGCATCGGCACGGAAAAGGGCCTGAGCACTTCTCCGCGGAATTGGGCGGCGTTGTGTTCGAGCTCTATCCGCTGGCGCCGGATGGCCCATCCACTCTTGGGACGCGTCTTGGATTCAAGGTGCCTTCGTTGGAGGCGGCGATTGCTGCGGTTGGCACTGAATATCCAGAGGCGATTCTCTCTCCACCGAAGGATTCTGAGTGGGGACGCCGTGCCGTGGTGGTGGATCCAGGTGGGCATCGAGTGGAGTTGGTGGAGAGAACGTCAGCAAGTTGA